In Halobaculum sp. XH14, a single genomic region encodes these proteins:
- a CDS encoding HAD family hydrolase, with the protein MTPNAVTFDLDGTLLDYRRSPGEILAVAFDSAGVDPLFPVTAYFDRFDEFNDRTDRMGELRAECFAALAEDRGHDPDIGRAVAAAFADARDHANVEWCPGAEPLLDALDRGGVPWAVVTNGPRDAQSEKLSAVGLDRRADAVVYAGHDTPAKPDREPFVRALEALGADPADAAHVGDSHGTDVVGARAVGMGAVHVRDGTADGSEPAPDLRVETLEQVIEEGWPAPSSDRDPDYSSA; encoded by the coding sequence GTGACGCCGAACGCAGTCACGTTCGACCTCGACGGCACGCTCCTGGACTACCGTCGGTCGCCCGGGGAGATCCTCGCCGTCGCCTTCGACTCGGCGGGCGTCGACCCGCTGTTCCCGGTGACCGCCTACTTCGACCGGTTCGACGAGTTCAACGACCGGACGGACAGGATGGGTGAGCTACGCGCCGAGTGCTTCGCCGCGCTGGCCGAGGATCGCGGCCACGACCCCGACATCGGCAGGGCCGTCGCGGCCGCCTTCGCCGACGCGCGCGATCACGCGAACGTCGAGTGGTGTCCCGGCGCAGAGCCGCTCCTCGACGCCCTGGACCGCGGGGGCGTCCCCTGGGCCGTCGTCACCAACGGCCCGCGGGACGCACAGTCCGAAAAGCTGTCCGCGGTGGGGCTCGACCGCCGTGCCGACGCCGTGGTGTACGCGGGCCACGACACGCCCGCGAAGCCCGACCGCGAACCGTTCGTTCGCGCGCTCGAGGCGCTCGGAGCCGACCCCGCGGACGCCGCTCACGTCGGGGACTCCCACGGGACGGACGTCGTCGGCGCGCGGGCGGTCGGGATGGGAGCCGTCCACGTCCGCGACGGCACCGCGGACGGGAGCGAGCCCGCTCCGGACCTGCGGGTCGAGACGCTGGAACAGGTGATCGAGGAGGGCTGGCCGGCTCCATCGTCCGACCGCGACCCCGACTACTCGTCCGCGTAG
- a CDS encoding GTPBP1 family GTP-binding protein gives MSADRAALERAIERGEEEGGHIEFKTRLSRDVHLADGRLESLAAQLRHRVLSGEGEALYVVGVRDDGGVAGISPAEFSESMDVLSLLAEEAEAHIHDVETWSAGSGPADEEGLVGLATVREGAMLETDDEHIVVGTAGHVDHGKSTLVGSLVTGEADDGEGGTRSFLDVQPHEVERGLSADLSYAVYGFDDDGQVRMDNPHRKSDRARVVQESDRLVSFVDTVGHEPWLRTTIRGLVGQKLDYGLLVVAADDGPTKTTREHLGILLAMDLPTLVAVTKVDAVPAERAAEVEHEVESMLRDVNQTPLRAERHGVPTAVEEVGDGVVPVFATSAVTREGLDDLDDLLEALPKRTSDADAAFRMYVDRTYDVKGVGAVASGTIQAGTVEAGDELLLGPMPDGSFREVEVRSIEMHYHRVDRARAGRIVGIALKGVREAEIQRGMALVPRTADVRPVRSFEAEVMVLNHPTRIQEGYEPVIHLETVSEAAVFHPEGGRLLPGDTGETTVEFKFRPYLVEEGQRFVFREGRSKGVGTVSDVTYADE, from the coding sequence ATGAGCGCTGACCGCGCCGCGCTCGAACGGGCAATCGAGCGTGGCGAGGAGGAGGGCGGGCACATCGAGTTCAAGACCCGCCTCTCCAGGGACGTCCACCTCGCGGACGGCCGCCTGGAGAGTCTCGCCGCACAACTTCGCCACCGCGTCCTCTCCGGCGAGGGCGAGGCCCTGTACGTCGTCGGCGTCCGGGACGACGGCGGCGTCGCCGGCATCTCGCCGGCCGAGTTCTCCGAGAGCATGGACGTGCTGTCGCTTCTGGCCGAGGAGGCGGAGGCGCACATCCACGACGTCGAGACCTGGAGCGCCGGTTCCGGTCCCGCGGACGAGGAGGGGCTGGTCGGGCTTGCGACCGTCCGCGAGGGCGCGATGCTCGAAACCGACGACGAGCACATCGTCGTCGGCACCGCCGGCCACGTCGACCACGGGAAGTCGACGCTCGTCGGCTCGCTCGTCACGGGCGAGGCCGACGACGGCGAGGGCGGCACCCGGTCGTTCCTCGACGTCCAGCCTCACGAGGTCGAACGCGGCCTCTCGGCGGACCTCTCGTATGCCGTCTACGGCTTCGACGACGACGGCCAGGTCCGCATGGACAACCCGCACCGCAAGTCCGACCGCGCCCGCGTGGTCCAGGAGTCCGACCGACTCGTCTCGTTCGTCGACACCGTCGGTCACGAGCCGTGGCTCCGGACGACCATCCGCGGGCTGGTCGGGCAGAAACTGGACTACGGACTGCTCGTCGTCGCCGCCGACGACGGCCCGACGAAGACGACGCGCGAGCACCTCGGCATCCTGCTCGCGATGGACCTCCCGACGCTCGTCGCGGTGACGAAGGTCGACGCCGTCCCCGCCGAGCGCGCCGCCGAGGTCGAACACGAGGTCGAGTCGATGCTCCGGGACGTCAACCAGACGCCGCTCCGGGCCGAGCGCCACGGCGTCCCGACGGCCGTCGAGGAGGTCGGCGACGGCGTCGTCCCGGTGTTCGCCACCTCGGCGGTCACCCGCGAGGGACTGGACGACCTCGACGACCTGCTGGAGGCGCTCCCGAAGCGCACCAGCGACGCCGACGCGGCGTTCCGGATGTACGTCGACCGGACGTACGACGTGAAGGGCGTCGGCGCGGTCGCCTCGGGCACCATCCAGGCCGGAACGGTCGAGGCGGGCGACGAACTCCTGCTCGGGCCGATGCCCGACGGCTCGTTCCGCGAGGTGGAGGTCCGCTCCATCGAGATGCACTACCACCGGGTCGACAGGGCCAGGGCGGGCCGCATCGTCGGCATCGCGCTGAAGGGCGTCCGCGAGGCCGAGATCCAGCGCGGCATGGCGCTCGTCCCCCGGACCGCCGACGTCCGACCAGTCAGGTCGTTCGAGGCGGAGGTGATGGTGCTCAACCACCCGACCCGGATCCAGGAGGGGTACGAGCCGGTCATCCACCTCGAAACCGTGAGCGAGGCTGCGGTGTTCCACCCCGAGGGCGGGAGGCTGCTGCCCGGCGACACCGGCGAGACGACGGTCGAGTTCAAGTTCCGGCCGTACCTCGTCGAGGAGGGCCAGCGGTTCGTGTTCCGCGAGGGCCGCAGCAAGGGCGTCGGCACGGTGAGCGACGTGACCTACGCGGACGAGTAG
- a CDS encoding J domain-containing protein, whose amino-acid sequence MDRDPLLLGVAAVFAGIAVLMGVLAFTSSPFLLVVALPFGIMSWILWEHATGRLARRMRESDARREPGFGANRGPRDPRSRFAREARERAEAGGAWAESGDARANGARSGRARGPGGSGGPTGSPTMRTGMPPADAYRELDLSPGASQADVKDAYRERVKETHPDSGGDEEAFKRVNRAYDVLRE is encoded by the coding sequence GTGGACCGCGATCCGCTGCTGCTGGGGGTGGCCGCCGTGTTCGCCGGCATCGCCGTCCTCATGGGCGTGCTGGCGTTCACCTCCTCGCCGTTCCTGCTAGTCGTGGCGCTCCCGTTCGGCATCATGTCGTGGATCCTCTGGGAGCACGCGACGGGCAGGCTGGCCCGACGGATGCGCGAGAGCGACGCCCGGCGGGAACCGGGATTCGGAGCGAACCGGGGTCCCCGTGATCCCCGGTCACGGTTCGCCCGGGAGGCGCGGGAACGGGCGGAGGCGGGCGGCGCGTGGGCGGAATCGGGTGACGCACGCGCGAACGGTGCCCGATCGGGACGTGCGCGCGGGCCGGGCGGGAGCGGCGGGCCGACCGGCTCCCCGACGATGCGGACCGGGATGCCGCCGGCGGACGCCTACCGGGAACTCGACCTGTCACCCGGCGCGTCGCAGGCGGACGTGAAGGACGCGTACCGCGAGCGGGTCAAGGAGACCCACCCCGACTCGGGCGGCGACGAGGAGGCGTTCAAGCGCGTGAACCGCGCGTACGACGTTCTCAGGGAGTGA